In one Nicotiana sylvestris chromosome 8, ASM39365v2, whole genome shotgun sequence genomic region, the following are encoded:
- the LOC104244777 gene encoding small ribosomal subunit protein cS22 — MSTLSSFTISPTFLQNPTNRNRNRNRNRNPSIQLPNLSLKPQTALTFSRPRVCLSTRTNAVAEEETSVSTTDPSSEAARRLYIGNIPRTLTPDELRKIVEEHAAVEKAEVMYDKYSGRSRRFGFVTMTTVEDASAAVEKLNGTEIGGREIKVNITEKPLSSVGSSLLQSDDSKFVDSPHKVYVGNLAKNVTSESLKNFFSEKGNVLSAKVSRVSGTSKSSGYGFVSFSSEEDVEAAISSLNNALLDGQKIRVNKA, encoded by the exons ATGTCTACCCTTTCATCTTTCACCATATCCCCAACTTTCCTGCAAAACCCCACAAATAGAAATAGAAATAGAAATAGAAACAGAAATCCCTCAATTCAACTTCCAAACTTGTCTCTTAAACCACAAACAGCGCTCACCTTCTCACGACCCAGAGTATGCTTATCCACGAGAACGAATGCCGTTGCGGAAGAAGAAACTTCAGTCTCTACAACGGACCCCTCTTCGGAAGCCGCCAGACGACTTTACATTGGTAACATTCCTCGCACACTAACACCCGATGAGCTCCGTAAAATCGTTGAAGAGCACGCCGCCGTCGAGAAGGCCGAG GTTATGTATGATAAGTACTCGGGAAGGAGTCGTAGATTTGGGTTTGTTACGATGACGACAGTTGAGGATGCAAGTGCTGCTGTTGAAAAGCTTAATGGCACT GAAATTGGAGGTCGTGAAATCAAAGTAAACATAACTGAAAAGCCATTATCTTCTGTGGGTTCATCACTTCTCCAATCGGATGATTCCAAATTTGTTGACAGTCCTCACAAAGTTTATGTTGGTAATCTTGCAAAAAATGTAACTTCAGAGTCGCTCAAGAACTTCTTTTCTGAGAAGGGGAATGTTTTAAGTGCAAAGGTTTCCCGGGTTTCAGGGACCTCAAAGTCTAGTGGATATGGTTTTGTTTCATTCTCTTCTGAAGAGGATGTGGAAGCTGCAATATCATCTCTAAACAATGCG CTGCTTGACGGACAGAAGATTCGTGTAAATAAAGCATAA